The following coding sequences lie in one Yoonia sp. G8-12 genomic window:
- the glgX gene encoding glycogen debranching protein GlgX: protein MNLGPFEIRPGRPTPLGATLDPDGVNFAIFSRHATKVMLCLFDEDGNEHQIITLPEREGHVWHGYFPGMKAGQQYGVRMDGPYAPEEGHRFNPYKLLIDPYAKQLTGHPTWNDALFGYQTGHKDKDLSFDKTDSAPYMPRCVVVDPTFNWHNAHEPRHALESTIIYEAHVKGLTAGRSDIPNRGTYLAMASDPILEHLNNLGVTAVELLPVQAFLNDKFLLDRGLTNYWGYMTYGFFAPDPRYMQGADIAEFQQMVRRFHSAGIEVILDVVYNHTAEGSELGPTLMFRGLDNASYYRLADNPRYYIDDAGCGNTLDFENPFVIRLVMDSLRYWVEVMHVDGFRFDLCTALGRTARGFERDGPFFRAIGQDPVLNQVKLIAEPWDIGPGGYQLGAYPAPFAEWNDKYRDNVREFWRGDAGKVPDMAERLTGSAPYFDHDGRAATSSLNFLTAHDGFTLQDTVSYSRKHNLANGEDDRDGHSNNHSDNMGVEGPAKDEAINAARMRRKRNMMATLMLSQGTPMVLAGDELSNSQGGNNNAYCQDNEIGWVNWPDKEDPFFTFCQQAIAFRKMHPLLRQSRFLHSRQRLIDGEPDLFWRRVDGAPMQQEDWDDAGLDTLVVEMRMASGSPEYVKREGALLVILNRGQAVEITAPELPKGDTWVRRFDTSQEDAIKVTPGLTVAADSVVVFSHETADR, encoded by the coding sequence TTGAACCTTGGACCATTCGAAATCCGGCCCGGACGTCCGACCCCTTTGGGGGCCACGCTGGACCCTGATGGCGTGAATTTCGCCATCTTTTCGCGCCATGCCACCAAGGTCATGCTGTGCCTGTTCGACGAGGATGGCAACGAACACCAGATCATCACGCTGCCGGAACGTGAAGGCCATGTGTGGCACGGCTATTTCCCCGGCATGAAGGCGGGTCAGCAATATGGCGTCCGCATGGATGGGCCGTATGCGCCCGAAGAGGGGCATCGCTTTAATCCCTACAAGCTGTTGATAGATCCTTATGCCAAGCAGTTGACGGGTCATCCAACATGGAACGATGCCCTGTTCGGGTATCAAACCGGCCACAAAGACAAAGACCTCAGTTTCGACAAAACCGATAGCGCGCCATATATGCCGCGCTGTGTTGTTGTTGACCCGACATTCAACTGGCACAACGCCCACGAACCACGCCACGCTCTGGAAAGCACGATCATCTATGAGGCCCATGTCAAAGGCCTGACTGCGGGTCGCAGCGATATCCCCAACCGCGGGACCTATTTGGCGATGGCGTCTGATCCGATCCTTGAACACCTCAATAATCTGGGTGTGACGGCGGTTGAGCTTTTGCCGGTCCAAGCCTTCCTGAACGACAAATTCCTGCTGGATCGCGGGCTGACGAACTATTGGGGCTATATGACCTACGGGTTTTTTGCCCCCGATCCGCGTTATATGCAGGGCGCGGATATCGCTGAATTTCAGCAGATGGTGCGCCGTTTCCATTCGGCGGGCATCGAAGTGATATTGGATGTGGTTTACAACCACACCGCCGAAGGATCCGAGCTTGGGCCAACCCTGATGTTCCGTGGCCTGGATAACGCCAGCTATTACCGCTTGGCCGACAACCCCCGCTACTACATTGATGATGCAGGCTGCGGGAATACGCTCGATTTCGAAAACCCCTTTGTGATCCGGCTTGTCATGGACAGCCTGCGCTATTGGGTTGAGGTCATGCATGTGGATGGCTTCCGCTTTGATCTGTGTACGGCCCTTGGGCGCACGGCGCGTGGCTTTGAACGCGACGGGCCGTTCTTCCGCGCGATTGGGCAGGACCCTGTCTTGAATCAGGTCAAACTGATCGCAGAGCCTTGGGATATCGGACCGGGGGGCTATCAGTTGGGCGCGTACCCTGCACCCTTTGCGGAATGGAACGACAAATACCGCGACAACGTCCGCGAATTCTGGCGTGGGGATGCAGGCAAAGTGCCGGATATGGCAGAGAGGCTGACCGGATCGGCCCCCTATTTCGATCACGACGGGCGCGCGGCGACATCATCGCTGAACTTCCTTACGGCCCATGACGGTTTCACCCTGCAAGATACCGTCAGCTATAGCCGCAAGCATAATCTGGCCAATGGCGAGGATGATCGCGACGGGCATTCCAACAACCATTCCGACAATATGGGCGTTGAAGGCCCCGCCAAGGATGAAGCGATCAATGCCGCAAGGATGCGCCGGAAACGCAATATGATGGCAACGTTGATGTTGTCCCAAGGCACGCCAATGGTGCTGGCGGGGGACGAGCTGAGCAATTCGCAAGGTGGCAATAACAATGCCTATTGTCAGGATAATGAGATCGGCTGGGTGAATTGGCCCGATAAAGAAGACCCGTTCTTTACCTTTTGCCAGCAGGCGATTGCCTTTCGCAAAATGCACCCGCTCTTGCGCCAAAGCCGTTTTCTGCATTCACGCCAGCGCCTGATTGACGGAGAACCCGATCTTTTCTGGCGGCGGGTCGATGGTGCGCCAATGCAGCAAGAAGACTGGGATGACGCGGGCCTTGATACTCTGGTGGTGGAAATGCGGATGGCGTCGGGATCACCCGAATACGTCAAACGCGAAGGCGCGTTGTTGGTGATATTGAACCGCGGACAGGCGGTTGAGATTACGGCACCTGAATTGCCGAAAGGCGACACTTGGGTGCGCCGTTTTGACACCAGCCAAGAGGACGCCATCAAAGTCACGCCGGGACTGACCGTCGCGGCGGACAGTGTTGTGGTATTTTCACACGAGACCGCAGATCGGTAA
- a CDS encoding alpha-D-glucose phosphate-specific phosphoglucomutase has protein sequence MPMQNVRTTPIDGQKPGTSGLRKKTAMFRRPHFLENYVQAIFDGIGGVAGKTLVIGGDGRFFNDSAIQIILRMASANNAARCIVGQGGILSTPAASHLIRLRKADGGLILSASHNPGGPDADFGLKYNGPNGGPASEAVTDKIYERTKTLDLYQITAAEDVDLGSLGEQSLEGMTVEIVDPVADYAALMQTIVDFDKIRALFAGGFTMCFDAMHAVTGPYAHAILEGVLGAPEGTVINGTPSPDFGKGHPDPNPIWAKTLMEKMYSADAPDFGAASDGDGDRNMIVGRGAYVTPSDSLALLTAKAHLAPAYRGGLAGVARSMPTSRAVDRVAESLGIDCFETPTGWKFFGNLLDAGKVTLCGEESAGTGSDHVREKDGLWAVLLWLNILAETQQSVSDLMADLWKAHGRCYYSRYDYEDVDSDKANVMMDGLRAKLASLAGTKIGGITVAEADEFAYLDPVDGSKSAGQGIRIAFEGGARAVFRLSGTGTQGATIRLYLEQLVTDPDRLQDDPEKVLAAVRDAALGVSDLQTLTGRTAPDVIT, from the coding sequence ATGCCGATGCAAAACGTGCGGACCACTCCAATCGACGGACAAAAGCCGGGCACAAGCGGGCTTCGCAAGAAGACCGCCATGTTCAGGCGGCCCCATTTTCTAGAAAACTACGTGCAGGCGATCTTTGACGGGATCGGTGGTGTCGCGGGCAAAACGCTTGTGATCGGCGGCGATGGTCGTTTCTTCAATGACAGTGCGATCCAGATAATCCTGCGTATGGCCAGTGCGAATAATGCGGCGAGATGCATCGTGGGGCAGGGCGGTATCCTTTCCACGCCTGCCGCGTCGCACCTGATCCGGTTGCGCAAGGCGGATGGTGGGCTGATCCTGTCAGCGAGCCATAACCCCGGTGGGCCTGATGCGGACTTTGGGTTGAAATATAACGGGCCCAACGGTGGCCCCGCGTCCGAAGCTGTGACTGACAAGATTTATGAGCGGACAAAGACGCTCGATCTCTACCAGATCACGGCGGCAGAGGATGTTGATCTTGGGTCACTTGGCGAACAGTCACTTGAAGGTATGACGGTCGAGATCGTTGATCCGGTCGCCGACTATGCCGCCCTGATGCAAACCATCGTCGATTTCGACAAGATCCGCGCCCTCTTTGCCGGTGGTTTTACCATGTGCTTTGACGCCATGCATGCCGTGACAGGCCCTTATGCCCATGCGATCCTTGAGGGGGTGTTGGGCGCGCCAGAAGGCACGGTCATCAACGGCACCCCAAGCCCTGATTTTGGCAAGGGCCACCCCGATCCGAACCCGATTTGGGCCAAGACGCTGATGGAAAAGATGTATAGCGCTGATGCCCCTGATTTTGGTGCCGCCTCGGATGGGGACGGCGACCGCAATATGATTGTGGGGCGGGGGGCCTATGTCACGCCGTCCGATAGTCTGGCGCTCTTGACCGCCAAGGCGCATCTTGCGCCCGCCTATCGCGGTGGTCTTGCTGGCGTGGCACGCTCCATGCCGACCTCGCGCGCGGTGGACCGCGTGGCGGAAAGCCTTGGGATTGATTGTTTTGAAACGCCAACTGGCTGGAAGTTTTTTGGTAATTTGCTGGATGCTGGCAAAGTCACGCTTTGTGGTGAAGAAAGCGCTGGTACGGGATCGGATCATGTGCGCGAAAAAGACGGTCTTTGGGCGGTGCTGTTGTGGCTGAACATTCTGGCCGAGACGCAGCAATCGGTGTCCGACCTGATGGCAGATTTGTGGAAAGCGCACGGGCGTTGCTACTACTCGCGCTATGACTATGAGGATGTGGACAGCGACAAGGCCAACGTGATGATGGACGGGTTGCGCGCCAAGCTTGCGTCACTTGCGGGGACCAAGATTGGCGGCATCACCGTCGCAGAGGCCGATGAATTTGCCTATCTCGATCCGGTTGATGGATCAAAATCCGCAGGCCAAGGTATCAGGATCGCCTTTGAGGGCGGTGCGCGGGCGGTGTTTCGTTTGTCGGGTACAGGCACGCAAGGGGCTACGATCCGGCTTTATCTGGAACAACTGGTGACCGATCCGGACCGCCTGCAGGACGATCCGGAAAAGGTGCTGGCTGCTGTGCGTGATGCCGCATTGGGCGTGTCGGATTTGCAGACGCTCACCGGACGCACAGCGCCCGATGTGATCACCTAA
- a CDS encoding alpha-amylase family glycosyl hydrolase has product MREWWRSAVIYQVYPRSYQDSTGDGVGDLAGITRRLDHIADLGADCIWLSPIFKSPQADMGYDVSDYLAVDPLFGDLSDFDTLITEAHDRGLKVIVDQVLSHTSDKHEWFKQSRLSRDNDKADWYVWADPLPDGSPPTNWHSHFGGPAWEFDPQRGQYYQHNFLTSQPDLNFHNPDVVDAILETCKFWLDRGLDGFRLDTVNYYFHDQELRSNPPAQTRPQVMATDLYGMQQNLYNKTRPENLGFLEKLRKLTDQYDDIMMVGEVGEMGHRSIEIMGEYTAGNSRLHMAYSFAMLGPDFNAEHFRNCIEGFQRGAPDGHPYWSFSNHDVPRQVSRWADYAVSEDSMARFACAMLMSFEGTIGIYQGEELGQTETEMEYDELTDPPALRFWPSVKGRDGCRTPMVWEKDAPNAGFSTGKPWLPVKEPQAAKAVDQQQGPDSILSYYKDMIAYRKNSPALSRGNTTFVNLPEPLLAFTRHDDDETLTCIFNLSKDTHEVPMKAEAEIALGQAASIGGDTLKLEGNGFAYLTHGVKVPL; this is encoded by the coding sequence ATGCGCGAATGGTGGCGAAGTGCAGTGATCTATCAGGTCTATCCGCGGTCATACCAGGATAGCACAGGCGACGGCGTCGGGGATTTGGCCGGCATCACACGCCGCCTTGATCATATCGCGGATTTGGGGGCGGATTGCATCTGGCTCTCGCCGATTTTCAAATCACCTCAGGCCGATATGGGCTATGACGTGTCCGACTATCTGGCGGTTGATCCACTGTTCGGTGATCTGTCGGATTTCGACACGCTCATCACCGAGGCACATGACCGCGGTCTCAAAGTGATTGTGGATCAGGTCCTGTCGCATACCTCTGACAAACATGAGTGGTTCAAGCAATCGCGCCTAAGCCGCGACAACGATAAGGCGGATTGGTACGTCTGGGCCGACCCCCTGCCCGATGGATCGCCGCCAACCAACTGGCACAGCCATTTTGGTGGCCCTGCATGGGAATTCGATCCGCAGCGCGGGCAGTATTATCAGCACAATTTTCTGACCTCGCAACCTGATCTGAACTTTCATAATCCAGACGTCGTCGATGCGATCTTGGAGACCTGCAAGTTCTGGCTTGATCGCGGCTTGGACGGGTTCCGTCTTGATACGGTGAACTACTATTTCCACGATCAAGAACTGCGCTCGAACCCGCCAGCACAAACCAGACCACAGGTCATGGCGACCGATCTTTATGGGATGCAGCAGAACCTGTATAACAAAACGCGGCCAGAAAACCTCGGGTTTCTGGAAAAACTGCGCAAGCTGACCGACCAATACGACGACATCATGATGGTCGGTGAGGTTGGCGAAATGGGCCACCGGTCGATCGAGATTATGGGCGAATATACCGCCGGAAATTCCCGCCTACATATGGCCTATAGCTTTGCGATGCTCGGCCCTGATTTCAACGCCGAGCATTTCCGCAATTGTATCGAAGGCTTCCAACGTGGCGCGCCTGACGGCCACCCCTATTGGTCTTTCAGCAACCATGACGTGCCGCGTCAGGTGTCCCGCTGGGCCGATTATGCCGTATCTGAGGACAGCATGGCGCGGTTCGCATGTGCCATGCTGATGTCCTTTGAAGGCACCATCGGCATTTATCAGGGCGAAGAGTTGGGCCAGACCGAAACCGAAATGGAATACGACGAGTTGACCGATCCGCCCGCGTTGCGGTTCTGGCCATCGGTCAAAGGGCGCGACGGATGCCGCACGCCGATGGTCTGGGAAAAGGATGCGCCGAATGCGGGCTTCTCGACCGGCAAACCCTGGTTACCTGTCAAAGAACCACAGGCGGCCAAAGCAGTGGACCAGCAGCAAGGCCCCGATAGCATTCTGTCCTACTACAAAGACATGATCGCCTACCGCAAGAATAGCCCTGCCCTGTCACGCGGGAACACGACCTTCGTTAACTTGCCCGAACCGCTTTTGGCGTTCACGCGTCACGATGACGACGAAACGCTGACCTGCATTTTCAACCTTTCCAAAGACACGCATGAGGTGCCGATGAAAGCTGAGGCTGAAATTGCTTTGGGTCAAGCGGCCAGCATCGGCGGTGACACCCTAAAGCTGGAAGGCAACGGGTTTGCCTACCTGACACATGGGGTGAAAGTACCGCTTTAG